A section of the Delphinus delphis chromosome 1, mDelDel1.2, whole genome shotgun sequence genome encodes:
- the SMAP2 gene encoding stromal membrane-associated protein 2, with translation MTGKSVKDVDRYQAVLANLLLEEDNKFCADCQSKGPRWASWNIGVFICIRCAGIHRNLGVHISRVKSVNLDQWTQEQIQCMQEMGNGKANRLYEAYLPETFRRPQIDPAVEGFIRDKYEKKKYMDRSLDINAFRKEKDDKWKRGSEPAPEKKMEPVVFEKVKMPQKKEDLQLPRKCSPKSTAPVMDLLGLDAPVSCSIANSKTSNTLEKDLDLLASVPSPSSSVSRKVVGSMPTAGSVPENLNLFPEPGSKSEETGKKQLSKDSILSLYGSQTPQMPAQAMFMAPAQMAYPTAYPSFPGVTPPNSLMGSMMPPPVGMVAQPGASGMVAPMAMPAGYMGGMQASMMGVPNGMMTTQQAGYMAGMAAMPQTMYGVQPAQQLQWNLTQMTQQMAGMNFCGANGMLSYGQSMNGGNGQAANQTLSPQMWK, from the exons GACCACGATGGGCCTCCTGGAACATTGGTGTGTTCATCTGCATTCGATGTGCTGGAATCCACAGGAATCTCGGGGTGCACATATCCAGGGTAAAATCAGTTAACCTCGACCAGTGGACTCAGGAACAGATCCAG TGCATGCAAGAGATGGGGAATGGAAAGGCAAACCGACTTTATGAAGCCTACCTGCCTGAGACCTTTCGGCGACCTCAAATAGACCC AGCTGTCGAGGGATTTATTCGAGATAAATATGAGAAGAAGAAATACATGGACCGAAGTCTGGACATCAATGCCTTTAGG aaagaaaaagatgacaaGTGGAAAAGAGGGAGCGAACCAGCTCcggagaaaaaaatggaacctGTTGTTTTTGAGAAAGTTAAAATG CCACAGAAAAAAGAAGATCTACAGCTACCTCGGAAATGTTCCCCGAAATCCACAGCACCTGTCATGGATTTGTTGGGCCTTG ATGCTCCTGTGTCCTGTTCCATTGCAAACAGTAAGACCAGTAATACCCTAGAGAAGGATTTAGATCTTTTGGCCTCTGTTCCATCTCCCTCTTCTTCGGTTTCCAGAAAG GTTGTAGGTTCCATGCCAACCGCGGGGAGTGTTCCCGAAAACCTAAACCTGTTTCCAGAGCCAGGGAGCAAATCAGAAGAAACAGGCAAGAAGCAGCTCTCTAAAGACTCCATCCTTTCACTGTATGGATCCCAGACGCCTCAGATGCCTGCCCAAG CAATGTTCATGGCTCCTGCTCAGATGGCATATCCCACAGCCTACCCCAGCTTCCCTGGGGTTACACCTCCTAACAGCCTAATGGGGAGCATGATGCCCCCACCAGTAGGCATGGTAGCTCAGCCAGGAGCTTCTGGTATGGTTGCCCCCATGGCCATGCCTGCAGGCTATATGGGTGGCATGCAGGCATCCATGATGGGTGTGCCAAACGGAATGATGACCACCCAGCAGGCTGGCTACATGGCAGGCATGGCAGCTATGCCCCAGACTATGTATGGGGTTCAGCCAGCTCAGCAGCTGCAGTGGAACCTTACTCAG aTGACCCAGCAGATGGCTGGGATGAACTTCTGTGGCGCCAACGGCATGCTGAGCTATGGACAGTCCATGAACGGCGGGAACGGACAGGCAGCAAATCAGACTCTCAGCCCTCAGATGTGGAAATAA